A genomic window from Brassica oleracea var. oleracea cultivar TO1000 chromosome C8, BOL, whole genome shotgun sequence includes:
- the LOC106308940 gene encoding histone acetyltransferase HAC12-like, whose protein sequence is MMAPKSTERALNFRKQQRRLLFLSIARTCKNLRSDHKDRDPQRMPANTYLEQQANVHALAGLKIENSTVEKAPSQSISAGAVSGAPHCADTSDMLKLREYMRKLVLNTLQQYKPCPADDASKAKYMTVARRLEQMLFKMAISKEEYMNQSTLESRIASLIKGKQLNNYNKRRTNSSLVGKMAPTTTGLSHAGASVGLGPSGNTVGPMDHDVLELREYMRTLVFSELHKHHPCPADDASKAKYLDVSRRLEEGIYQMANTKEDYLNPSTLTSRLASLTRGKKLNNYGQIQQNANSSSPGTMTTLAPEVFAETTMVLESGDELETEIAENLKSMNLYS, encoded by the exons ATGATGGCTCCAAAATCAACAGAAAGGGCTCTCAACTTCCGAAAACAACAGAGACGGCTCCTGTTTCTAAGTATTGCACGGACCTGCAAGAATCTACGGAGTGATCACAAGGACAGAGATCCTCAGCGCATGCCAGCCAACACCTACCTTGAGCAACAAGCTAATGTACATGCCCTGGCTGGTTTAAAGATCGAAAACAGTACAGTGGAGAAAGCTCCCTCACAATCCATTTCTGCTGGAGCGGTTTCTGGTGCCCCTCATTGTGCTGATACTTCAGATATGTTGAAACTCAGAGAGTACATGCGAAAGCTTGT TTTAAATACGTTACAGCAATATAAACCATGTCCGGCTGATGATGCATCAAAGGCCAAGTATATGACTGTTGCTAGACGCTTAGAACAGATGCTATTTAAGATGGCAATCTCAAAG GAGGAGTACATGAACCAGTCTACCCTTGAGTCTAGGATTGCGAGCTTAATAAAAGGCAAACAGTTGAATAATTACAATAAGAGGCGTACTAATTCTTCTTTGGTTGGAAAGATGGCACCTACGACTACTGGATTATCACACGCTGGTGCTAGTGTTGGTTTAGGGCCTTCAGGTAACACTGTTGGTCCCATGGATCATGATGTTTTGGAACTTCGCGAGTACATGCGAACCCTTGT CTTCAGCGAGTTACATAAGCACCATCCATGTCCAGCCGATGATGCATCAAAGGCTAAGTATTTAGATGTTTCTAGACGCTTAGAGGAGGGTATCTATCAAATGGCAAACACAAAG GAGGATTACCTAAACCCGTCGACCCTTACTTCTCGCTTGGCTAGCTTAACAAGGGGTAAAAAATTGAATAACTACGGTCAGATTCAGCAAAATGCTAATTCCTCTTCGCCTGGAACAATGACTACACTCGCTCCTGAAGTTTTTGCTGAGACCACGATG GTTCTTGAGAGCGGAGATGAGTTGGAGACAGAGATCGCAGAGAATCTGAAGTCCATGAACCTCTACAGCTGA